In one window of Qipengyuania profundimaris DNA:
- a CDS encoding tryptophan halogenase family protein, with the protein MSEEMPAGRRKVRVVVLGGGTAGWMTAAGIAKLLPDLADVALVESEDIGIVGVGEATLPHIRGFVETLGIDEAAFMKATHATYKLGIDFRDFGRIGESYIHPFGSFGEELRGVSFHHYWLELQRQGLARPLGDYSLAVAAAQANRFRPPAQDTSLASTYGYAYQFDATLFGPFIREFGLSIGVERHEGKVTSLDRDSADGDVTALVLEDGRRIEGDLFVDCSGFRSLLLGQELKEEWEDWTHWLPCDRAAAMPCSHVTDDIRPYTTATAMPAGWRWQIPLQHRMGNGYVFSSAQISEEEACEAIMGAAEGEPLADPRILRFRPGRRRHSWSHNVIGVGLASGFLEPLESTSIYLAQMAITYLIELFPQDGAIDPRDRAEFNRLVDMEYDRVRDFLILHYHATTRDDSEFWNHVRTMTVPDSLADKLELWRKAARIEKYSDGLFYDASWIAVYVGQGMLPERHDTRPALGNPQQLAQATERLREAVLREVGAMPNHREYLRGEAARLADAA; encoded by the coding sequence GAGCGAAGAAATGCCCGCAGGCCGCAGGAAAGTCCGCGTCGTCGTTCTCGGCGGCGGCACGGCGGGCTGGATGACGGCGGCGGGCATCGCGAAACTGCTGCCCGATCTTGCCGATGTCGCGCTCGTCGAGAGCGAGGACATCGGCATCGTCGGCGTGGGGGAGGCCACGCTGCCGCACATTCGCGGCTTCGTCGAAACGCTCGGCATCGACGAAGCGGCTTTCATGAAGGCCACCCATGCGACTTACAAGCTGGGCATCGACTTCCGCGATTTCGGGCGTATCGGCGAAAGTTATATCCACCCGTTCGGCTCCTTCGGCGAAGAGCTGAGGGGGGTCAGCTTCCATCACTACTGGCTCGAATTGCAGCGGCAAGGCCTTGCCCGCCCGCTGGGCGACTATTCGCTCGCCGTGGCCGCCGCGCAGGCCAACCGGTTTCGCCCACCGGCACAGGATACCAGTCTGGCCTCGACCTATGGCTATGCCTACCAGTTCGACGCGACGCTGTTCGGCCCCTTCATTCGCGAGTTCGGCCTGTCGATCGGGGTCGAGCGTCACGAAGGCAAGGTCACGTCGCTCGACCGCGATAGCGCGGATGGCGATGTAACTGCATTGGTGCTCGAAGATGGCCGCCGGATCGAAGGCGACCTGTTCGTGGACTGCTCGGGCTTCCGCTCGCTCCTGCTGGGGCAGGAATTGAAGGAAGAATGGGAGGACTGGACCCACTGGCTGCCCTGCGACCGCGCGGCGGCAATGCCATGCAGCCATGTTACCGATGACATCCGACCCTATACCACGGCGACTGCCATGCCGGCCGGGTGGCGCTGGCAGATCCCGCTGCAGCACCGCATGGGTAATGGGTATGTGTTCTCCAGCGCGCAAATCTCCGAAGAAGAAGCCTGCGAGGCGATTATGGGAGCCGCGGAGGGTGAACCGCTGGCCGATCCGCGCATACTGCGTTTCCGCCCCGGTCGTCGACGCCATTCCTGGAGCCACAATGTCATCGGCGTGGGCCTGGCGAGCGGATTCCTCGAACCGCTCGAATCGACCTCTATATACTTGGCGCAAATGGCAATTACCTACCTGATCGAGCTGTTCCCGCAGGACGGCGCGATCGACCCGCGCGACCGGGCGGAATTCAACCGCCTGGTCGACATGGAATACGATCGCGTCCGCGATTTCCTGATCCTGCACTACCATGCGACCACGCGCGACGATTCCGAATTCTGGAACCATGTGCGCACGATGACCGTGCCCGACAGCCTCGCCGATAAGCTGGAACTGTGGCGCAAGGCGGCCCGGATCGAGAAATATTCCGACGGGCTGTTTTACGATGCCAGCTGGATTGCGGTCTATGTCGGGCAGGGGATGCTGCCGGAACGGCACGATACGCGGCCTGCGCTCGGCAATCCGCAACAGCTTGCTCAGGCGACGGAGCGCCTTCGCGAAGCAGTCTTGCGGGAGGTCGGGGCCATGCCGAACCATCGCGAGTATTTGCGCGGAGAGGCCGCCCGCCTCGCGGACGCGGCATGA
- a CDS encoding FAD-dependent oxidoreductase, producing MSVPRDPCRRIVVVGGGQVGILAAAALRQAMPVSQVVLVGQQPNPASFADFAPTSLPNSTSMHERLGLEESEIVLKAGGSYRLVTRFQGWSAAGEEGLFSYGETLDPTLKTAFSREWGATRQLGRTDRRQGSIAQVLAEAGRFAPPPPDQQTPLSEVDYALRWNPAAYRDLLIERAQALGVDYIEGQIEAVEVGEGASIGAIRLAGQGRVEADLFVDCSGPAATLSASHPDFALIDWSDTLPTRMVYVGRPTDTVIALEDRVSLVDTGWVTQVAGRDGLHTMLGTGEGVDRDAALATLGAPALAAINLSSGRIAEPWLGNVIAIGDACARFEPVGPYHLDLAHRQIELLLEMLPGKHIEPLERDEYNRRSIMMMEAVHETLAIHFAATRAQTIFGKRPLPGRLADELDQFRRRGRILFREEDPLLAQERFALLVALGFTPGLPPAAHNADAAVEEQAHRDFAARAQAAIDFAPPYAQWLASVSQQSPMRAG from the coding sequence ATGAGCGTGCCGCGTGACCCGTGTCGCCGCATCGTCGTCGTCGGTGGCGGGCAGGTCGGCATCCTCGCCGCCGCCGCGCTGCGCCAGGCCATGCCGGTCAGCCAGGTCGTGCTGGTGGGGCAGCAGCCGAATCCCGCTTCCTTCGCGGATTTCGCGCCGACGTCCCTGCCGAATTCCACCTCGATGCATGAGCGGCTGGGCCTGGAGGAGAGCGAGATAGTCCTGAAGGCAGGTGGCAGCTATCGGCTGGTTACGCGGTTTCAGGGATGGAGCGCCGCGGGCGAAGAGGGCCTCTTTTCCTATGGCGAAACGCTCGACCCGACGCTCAAGACCGCTTTCTCGCGCGAATGGGGCGCGACACGGCAGCTGGGCCGCACCGACCGGCGGCAGGGCTCGATCGCGCAAGTGCTGGCCGAAGCAGGCCGCTTCGCACCACCACCGCCCGACCAGCAGACGCCGCTGTCGGAGGTCGATTATGCGCTGCGCTGGAACCCGGCCGCCTATCGCGACCTGCTGATCGAGCGCGCGCAGGCATTGGGCGTCGACTACATCGAAGGTCAGATCGAGGCTGTCGAGGTCGGCGAGGGCGCATCGATTGGGGCGATCCGGCTGGCCGGTCAGGGCCGGGTCGAGGCAGATCTGTTCGTCGATTGCAGCGGACCGGCCGCCACCCTGTCCGCCTCGCATCCCGATTTCGCCCTGATCGACTGGTCGGACACTTTGCCAACACGCATGGTATATGTCGGACGGCCTACCGATACGGTAATTGCTCTCGAAGACCGTGTTTCGCTGGTGGACACGGGTTGGGTGACGCAAGTTGCGGGCCGCGACGGTCTCCATACGATGCTGGGAACGGGCGAAGGCGTCGATCGCGACGCGGCGCTAGCGACACTTGGTGCGCCGGCACTGGCTGCGATCAATCTGAGTTCCGGGAGAATTGCCGAACCCTGGCTCGGCAACGTGATCGCGATCGGCGATGCCTGTGCGCGTTTCGAGCCTGTCGGTCCCTATCATCTCGACCTGGCGCACCGCCAAATCGAGTTGTTGCTGGAAATGCTGCCCGGTAAGCATATCGAACCCCTAGAACGTGACGAGTACAACCGCCGGTCGATCATGATGATGGAGGCGGTGCACGAAACGCTGGCAATCCATTTCGCCGCGACGCGCGCCCAGACGATTTTCGGCAAGCGACCGCTGCCGGGCCGTCTGGCGGACGAGCTCGATCAGTTCCGGCGTCGCGGTCGCATCCTGTTCCGCGAAGAAGACCCGCTGTTGGCGCAGGAGCGTTTCGCGCTGCTGGTCGCGCTGGGTTTCACGCCCGGTCTCCCGCCTGCGGCGCATAACGCTGATGCCGCCGTGGAAGAGCAAGCCCACCGCGACTTCGCTGCTCGGGCGCAAGCGGCAATCGATTTTGCGCCGCCCTATGCACAATGGCTCGCTTCGGTCAGCCAGCAGTCCCCAATGCGCGCCGGATAA
- a CDS encoding TonB-dependent receptor, with protein sequence MSSLICSSGAFAQDIEEEAEPAEDNVIVVSGIRQSLANAQDIKRDADTVVDAITAEDIGALPDRSVTEALQRVPGVAINRFAGSNDPDHFSVEGSGVVVRGLNFVRSEFNGRTAFAAGVGGQALNFADVPSELLGSVIISKNATANMIEGGLAGTVNLNTRKPFDSNSDDLKIALSAEANYGDFRKEWTPTFSGLLSKSWTTDAGRFGLLISGAYSQIKSRADGLQIANYQTRDGQLVAIANTADRFVCRNPLPSGTDTTTLPPPNSACGTEGAAGADGFADYADYRVAPVGGQFRTQDFNRKRDGISAAAQWESLDERTRVTAEFIRSHTTNRWGEYTYETAPDLSEYSTYPIGCQQNANGPNVIDSNGVIDPNDETPPRAQCPVGGFTDYVYDENGLFQSGYIVDASNGWRGDPGTSPFVPIGGSQFSLARRQVLDETTNDDYSLNLEHQLTDRLQVRLDAQYATSRKENLDFSVFGSNFADQELDLTGDYPVIIPHRPQFLGYTWSAPSEALANADDAQYFSDPRFQFWRAAMDHAEDSEGDQFAFANDWAYDFDEDSFIRRARFGGRFQTRDQTVRYTTYNWGMLSETWSGSRPVNFADTPEGASERYEFPNFFRGEVPGPPGAFYYSGDLIDDYQGSVDFLRSVQDRAIELGAAPTWNPLAGRDGAIDGTPYLPSDIQTVKQDDYAAYLMLEFGSDNLFGNLRMSGNVGVRYVKSDIKSATFRTAGTRDGLGIAQDFDVRCAPRARPEAAGGGTAIPGGICNRGQEFYEGLQNFADGVFIFNQVNNEYDYWLPSANLRFGITDDLILRLAGSKVMTRPENSYIRNYFTASIDNSGNFTGTAGAPDLLPATAWQFDASLEWYFARVGSLTLNGFYKSVENFFFQSVRTETITNASGESRDITIRGPANFDGTGKIKGFEVAYQQTYEFLPAPLDGLGMQANYTYIDSSGLPNTFLNGGNVPNDSTVPPGNLPLEQLSKHNVNVAGFYEKGPISLRAAYNWRSRFLLTASDVIFPYYSIFNEPTGQLDASLFINLKSILDLPGDLRVGVQGVNLLNEVTKTTQAYTGNPDDLAPRSYFMNDRRFSFIIRGNF encoded by the coding sequence GTGAGCAGTCTGATCTGCAGTTCGGGGGCTTTTGCGCAGGACATCGAGGAAGAGGCCGAGCCGGCCGAAGACAATGTGATTGTCGTTTCCGGCATCCGGCAGTCGCTGGCCAATGCGCAGGATATCAAGCGCGATGCCGACACGGTTGTCGATGCGATTACCGCCGAAGACATCGGCGCCCTGCCGGACCGCTCCGTCACCGAGGCGCTGCAGCGTGTCCCCGGTGTCGCGATCAACCGGTTCGCGGGTTCGAACGACCCCGACCACTTCTCCGTCGAGGGTTCGGGCGTTGTCGTTCGTGGCCTCAACTTCGTTCGTTCGGAGTTCAATGGCCGCACGGCTTTCGCTGCCGGTGTCGGCGGTCAGGCGCTGAACTTCGCCGATGTCCCTTCGGAGCTGCTCGGCTCGGTCATCATCAGCAAGAACGCGACCGCCAACATGATCGAAGGCGGCCTTGCCGGCACGGTCAATCTCAATACGCGCAAGCCGTTCGACAGCAATTCCGACGACCTTAAGATCGCTCTGAGTGCGGAAGCCAATTACGGCGATTTCCGCAAGGAATGGACGCCGACGTTCTCGGGTTTGCTGAGCAAATCCTGGACCACCGATGCAGGTCGCTTCGGCCTGCTGATCAGCGGCGCCTATTCGCAGATCAAGAGCCGCGCTGATGGTTTGCAGATTGCGAACTATCAGACGCGCGATGGCCAACTGGTGGCGATTGCCAATACCGCCGACCGGTTCGTTTGTCGCAATCCGTTGCCGTCGGGCACCGACACGACCACGCTGCCACCGCCAAATTCGGCCTGCGGCACGGAAGGCGCCGCAGGTGCCGATGGTTTCGCCGATTATGCCGATTATCGCGTTGCGCCGGTCGGCGGTCAGTTCCGCACCCAGGATTTCAATCGCAAGCGCGACGGTATCAGTGCCGCAGCCCAGTGGGAAAGCCTCGACGAGCGGACGCGGGTAACTGCGGAATTCATCCGGTCGCACACCACCAACCGATGGGGTGAATACACCTACGAAACGGCTCCCGATCTTTCCGAATATTCGACCTATCCGATCGGTTGTCAGCAGAACGCCAACGGCCCGAACGTGATCGACAGCAATGGCGTGATCGATCCGAACGACGAAACGCCGCCGCGTGCCCAGTGCCCTGTCGGTGGGTTCACCGACTACGTTTACGACGAAAACGGCCTGTTCCAGTCGGGATACATCGTCGACGCTTCGAACGGCTGGCGCGGCGACCCCGGTACGTCGCCCTTTGTTCCAATCGGCGGATCCCAGTTTTCACTGGCCCGTCGTCAGGTGCTCGATGAGACGACGAATGATGACTACAGCCTCAACCTCGAACACCAGCTGACCGATCGGCTGCAGGTCAGGCTCGACGCGCAGTATGCGACGTCGCGCAAGGAAAATCTCGATTTCAGCGTGTTCGGATCGAATTTCGCCGATCAGGAGCTGGATCTCACCGGAGACTATCCGGTCATCATACCGCATCGTCCCCAATTCCTCGGCTATACCTGGTCGGCGCCGTCGGAAGCCTTGGCGAATGCGGACGATGCGCAATATTTCAGCGATCCGCGCTTCCAGTTCTGGCGTGCCGCGATGGACCACGCCGAGGATAGCGAAGGCGACCAGTTCGCCTTTGCAAACGACTGGGCGTATGATTTCGACGAAGATTCGTTCATCCGTCGGGCACGTTTCGGCGGGCGTTTCCAGACCCGCGACCAGACGGTTCGCTACACCACCTATAACTGGGGTATGCTCAGCGAGACCTGGTCCGGTAGTCGCCCCGTCAATTTCGCGGATACGCCGGAAGGTGCTTCGGAACGATACGAATTCCCGAACTTCTTCCGCGGGGAAGTCCCCGGCCCTCCGGGTGCCTTCTACTACAGCGGCGACCTGATCGACGATTATCAAGGTTCGGTCGACTTCTTGCGATCGGTTCAGGACCGGGCAATCGAACTCGGCGCTGCTCCGACGTGGAATCCGCTGGCCGGCCGTGACGGTGCAATCGACGGTACGCCCTATCTGCCTTCCGACATCCAGACGGTTAAGCAGGACGATTACGCGGCCTACCTCATGCTCGAGTTTGGCAGCGACAACCTGTTCGGCAATCTGCGGATGTCGGGCAATGTGGGTGTTCGGTACGTCAAGTCGGACATCAAGTCGGCGACCTTCCGGACCGCAGGCACGCGAGACGGCCTCGGTATCGCGCAAGACTTCGATGTGCGATGCGCTCCGCGTGCGCGACCCGAGGCTGCAGGTGGCGGTACCGCTATTCCTGGCGGTATCTGCAACCGAGGTCAGGAATTCTACGAAGGATTGCAGAATTTCGCCGACGGTGTGTTCATCTTCAACCAGGTCAATAACGAGTATGATTACTGGTTGCCCAGTGCCAACCTGCGCTTCGGAATTACCGATGATCTGATCCTGCGCCTCGCCGGATCGAAGGTGATGACGCGCCCCGAGAACAGCTACATCCGCAACTACTTCACGGCCAGCATCGACAATTCGGGCAACTTCACCGGAACGGCGGGTGCGCCCGATCTGCTTCCGGCGACAGCCTGGCAGTTCGATGCAAGTCTGGAATGGTACTTCGCCAGGGTCGGATCGTTGACGTTGAACGGCTTCTACAAGTCGGTCGAAAACTTCTTCTTCCAGTCCGTCCGTACGGAAACGATCACGAATGCCAGCGGGGAATCGCGCGATATTACCATTCGCGGCCCTGCCAACTTCGATGGCACCGGCAAGATCAAGGGCTTCGAGGTCGCATACCAGCAGACCTACGAGTTCCTCCCGGCGCCGCTCGATGGATTGGGAATGCAGGCGAACTATACCTACATCGACAGTTCGGGCCTGCCCAATACCTTCCTGAACGGTGGCAACGTTCCGAACGATTCCACCGTTCCGCCCGGCAACTTGCCGTTGGAGCAGTTGTCGAAGCACAATGTGAACGTGGCTGGCTTTTACGAGAAGGGGCCGATCTCGCTCCGTGCAGCTTACAACTGGCGTTCGCGCTTCCTGCTGACGGCTTCGGACGTGATCTTCCCGTACTACTCGATTTTCAACGAGCCGACGGGACAGCTGGACGCCTCGCTGTTCATTAATCTCAAGAGCATTTTGGATCTCCCGGGCGATCTTCGGGTGGGCGTCCAGGGTGTGAATCTGCTCAACGAGGTGACGAAGACCACGCAGGCGTACACGGGCAATCCGGACGATCTGGCACCGCGGTCCTACTTCATGAATGACCGCCGGTTCTCCTTCATCATTCGCGGCAATTTCTAA
- a CDS encoding cupin-like domain-containing protein, which produces MTELPAPAPIPEIEAPVTREAFEDIRSATRPVILRGLVGSWPAVEAARRSDEAICQYLIDRSASRPVDAIAAPPRAGGRFFYTDDLRSLNFVKASGPLPAFLGDLLKAKTIDAPPAMAVQSESVEALAPPFARENVLALLPDVAPRIWIGNRIRVAPHYDAKENVACCVAGRRRFTLFPPQRTADLYPGPFELTPAGTPVSMVDLAEPDLEEFPRFADAWSEAEVATLEPGDAIYIPYGWWHSVESLEPVSILVNYWWAPGKPDGVGSPYDALLHAMLAFKHLPADQRAVWREMLDYYVFERSGDPAAHLPGQAKGILGPPNPELFAQMRGLIRRALGTAG; this is translated from the coding sequence ATGACCGAACTGCCAGCGCCCGCGCCGATCCCCGAGATCGAAGCGCCAGTCACTCGCGAAGCTTTCGAAGACATCCGCTCGGCAACACGCCCCGTGATTTTGCGCGGGCTGGTCGGGTCATGGCCCGCAGTCGAGGCGGCGCGGCGAAGTGACGAGGCCATCTGCCAGTATTTGATCGATCGCTCCGCCAGTCGGCCTGTCGATGCGATCGCGGCACCGCCGAGAGCCGGAGGACGCTTTTTCTACACCGACGACCTGCGGTCGCTCAACTTCGTCAAGGCGAGCGGGCCCTTACCAGCATTTCTCGGCGATCTCCTGAAAGCGAAAACGATCGATGCACCGCCCGCAATGGCCGTGCAGTCGGAGAGTGTAGAGGCACTTGCCCCGCCTTTCGCGCGGGAGAACGTGCTCGCGCTTCTCCCCGATGTCGCGCCGCGCATCTGGATCGGCAACCGCATCCGCGTCGCGCCGCATTACGATGCGAAGGAGAATGTCGCCTGTTGCGTAGCGGGGCGGCGGCGCTTTACGCTGTTTCCCCCGCAGCGAACCGCGGATCTTTATCCGGGCCCCTTCGAACTGACGCCTGCCGGGACGCCGGTGAGCATGGTCGATCTCGCCGAACCGGATCTCGAAGAGTTTCCACGCTTTGCCGATGCCTGGAGCGAGGCGGAGGTCGCGACGCTCGAGCCGGGCGATGCGATCTACATCCCCTATGGTTGGTGGCACAGCGTCGAATCGCTCGAGCCGGTGAGCATCCTCGTCAATTACTGGTGGGCGCCGGGCAAGCCGGACGGGGTCGGCAGCCCCTATGATGCGTTGCTACACGCCATGCTCGCCTTCAAGCATTTACCGGCGGACCAGCGCGCAGTTTGGCGCGAGATGCTGGACTATTATGTTTTCGAGCGATCCGGCGATCCTGCAGCCCATTTGCCCGGTCAGGCAAAAGGCATTCTCGGACCGCCAAATCCGGAACTGTTCGCTCAAATGCGCGGGCTTATCCGGCGCGCATTGGGGACTGCTGGCTGA
- a CDS encoding endo-1,4-beta-xylanase, which translates to MPSDFQVSRRQALAGLAALPLVSCTGGLSDAATGTMDTASAATRYPKPSLNALAQRGGRYFGSAIASTPGRTDAGSVQNPRYTDLIKAECGMVVPENEMKWQTVRPDPDTFDFSRMDDIAAWARTNGMALRGHTLLWHRPQWFPEWLNNYDYGPNPVAEAERLVTEHIRAVTDRYRGVITSYDVVNEAIDHERNAPIETSLSRAMGSPEAVIDLAFHVAREQLPNGQLVYNDYMSWEPAHREHCDDVLRLLEGMMKRGTPVDALGIQSHIEMFEIDPATGVGPYAEREWRRFLDEVTGMGLRLLITEFDVKDKALPADIPERDRKIADYTRRYFDVMLDYDAHLDDILAWGMVDKFNWLQYFDPAERTDGLEVRGTPYSSDYEAKPMRTAIAQALIEAA; encoded by the coding sequence ATGCCAAGCGACTTCCAAGTCTCGCGCCGCCAGGCCCTTGCGGGGCTGGCAGCACTTCCGCTGGTATCGTGTACCGGCGGGCTATCGGATGCAGCAACGGGCACGATGGACACCGCTTCTGCGGCTACGCGCTATCCCAAGCCGTCGCTGAATGCGCTGGCGCAGCGCGGCGGGCGATATTTCGGCAGCGCGATCGCATCCACGCCGGGACGTACCGACGCCGGATCGGTCCAGAACCCACGCTATACCGATTTGATCAAAGCCGAATGCGGCATGGTTGTCCCTGAAAACGAGATGAAGTGGCAGACCGTCCGGCCGGATCCCGATACATTCGATTTCTCACGTATGGACGATATTGCTGCCTGGGCGCGGACGAACGGAATGGCCCTGCGCGGCCACACCCTCTTGTGGCACCGGCCGCAGTGGTTTCCGGAATGGCTCAACAACTACGACTATGGCCCAAATCCCGTCGCCGAGGCCGAACGCCTGGTCACGGAGCATATTCGGGCAGTGACCGACCGCTACCGCGGCGTCATCACCAGCTACGATGTCGTGAATGAGGCGATCGATCACGAACGCAACGCGCCGATCGAAACGAGTCTGTCACGCGCGATGGGAAGCCCCGAGGCAGTCATCGACCTGGCCTTCCACGTGGCGCGTGAGCAACTCCCCAACGGTCAGTTGGTCTACAATGACTACATGAGCTGGGAACCTGCTCACCGAGAGCACTGCGACGACGTCCTGCGCTTGCTGGAAGGGATGATGAAACGCGGCACCCCGGTCGATGCACTCGGTATCCAATCGCATATCGAGATGTTCGAGATCGACCCTGCGACCGGGGTTGGTCCTTATGCGGAGCGCGAGTGGCGCCGTTTCCTGGACGAAGTTACCGGCATGGGATTGCGGCTGCTCATCACGGAGTTCGATGTGAAGGACAAGGCCCTGCCTGCCGACATCCCGGAGCGAGATCGCAAGATTGCCGATTATACGCGGCGCTATTTCGACGTGATGCTCGACTATGATGCACATCTCGACGACATCCTTGCCTGGGGCATGGTCGATAAATTCAACTGGCTGCAATATTTCGATCCGGCCGAGCGGACCGACGGCCTGGAGGTCCGCGGCACGCCCTACAGCTCGGACTACGAAGCAAAACCGATGCGGACGGCTATCGCTCAGGCGCTGATCGAGGCAGCCTAA
- a CDS encoding tryptophan halogenase family protein → MGQVNGIGNVNRIERVVIVGGGTAGWMAAAALARFFNDGRRRITLVESDAIGTVGVGEATIPPIANFNAMLDIREDEFLRATRGTYKLGIEFVNWGRQGDRYFHPFGSYGQSFHGIAFHQLFLREQARGAGSGTIGDYSMSTAAAMAGKFARPAPGAKSVVNQIAYAYHFDAGLYAAFLRKMAEQRGVRRIEGKIETVERHGESGDVQAVVLENDTRVEGDLFIDCSGFRGLLIEDTLEAGYEDWSHWLPMDRAIAVPSRNVGTPPPFTRSTAHGAGWQWRIPLQHRTGNGHVFSSGYMQEDEAREILMANLDGEPLAEPRTLRFCTGMRKKAWSHNVVSLGLSSGFIEPLESTSIHLIQNGIARLFALFPDNPVSPIERDEYNRGMRELYEDVRDFIILHYKATQRGDTEFWRYVRDMEVPASLARKIDLWRLHGRVFRENAELFVADSWIAVMLGQNIWPESYDAIADSLDPDRVAAAMHQMRAAYRETAEKLPAHEAFIRQSNGWHLDEPLAAPLSSIAS, encoded by the coding sequence ATGGGACAGGTGAATGGTATCGGTAACGTAAATCGGATCGAACGGGTCGTAATCGTGGGCGGCGGCACCGCCGGCTGGATGGCTGCTGCGGCGCTGGCGCGCTTCTTCAACGATGGGCGGCGCAGGATCACGCTGGTCGAATCCGATGCGATCGGGACCGTCGGAGTTGGCGAGGCGACCATCCCGCCGATCGCAAATTTCAACGCGATGCTGGACATTCGCGAAGATGAATTTCTGCGCGCGACGCGCGGCACCTACAAGCTCGGCATCGAGTTCGTGAACTGGGGCAGGCAAGGCGACCGCTATTTCCACCCGTTCGGCAGCTATGGCCAATCCTTTCACGGTATCGCCTTCCATCAACTGTTCCTGCGCGAGCAGGCACGAGGTGCAGGCTCTGGCACGATCGGCGATTATTCCATGAGCACCGCGGCGGCCATGGCGGGAAAGTTCGCGCGACCGGCGCCGGGGGCGAAATCGGTCGTAAACCAGATCGCCTATGCCTACCATTTCGATGCCGGCCTCTATGCGGCTTTCCTGCGCAAAATGGCTGAACAACGAGGTGTAAGGCGCATCGAGGGCAAGATCGAGACCGTCGAACGCCATGGAGAATCCGGCGATGTCCAAGCTGTCGTCCTCGAGAACGATACAAGAGTAGAAGGCGACCTGTTCATCGACTGTTCCGGCTTCCGTGGCCTTCTGATCGAAGACACCCTTGAAGCCGGCTATGAAGACTGGAGCCACTGGTTGCCGATGGACCGCGCCATTGCAGTCCCGTCACGGAATGTAGGAACACCGCCCCCCTTCACGCGCTCGACCGCGCATGGCGCCGGGTGGCAATGGCGCATCCCGCTCCAACACCGAACCGGTAACGGTCACGTGTTTTCCAGCGGCTATATGCAAGAGGACGAGGCGCGGGAGATTCTCATGGCGAACCTGGACGGCGAACCTCTGGCCGAACCGCGAACCCTGCGCTTTTGCACCGGAATGCGAAAGAAAGCTTGGAGCCACAATGTCGTCTCGCTCGGCTTGTCGTCGGGGTTCATCGAGCCACTCGAATCGACCAGCATTCATCTCATTCAGAACGGTATCGCGCGGCTGTTCGCGCTCTTCCCCGACAACCCGGTCAGCCCCATCGAGCGCGACGAATACAATCGCGGCATGCGCGAGCTCTACGAAGACGTGCGCGACTTCATCATTCTGCACTACAAGGCCACGCAACGCGGCGACACCGAATTCTGGCGATACGTGCGCGATATGGAAGTACCGGCAAGCCTGGCACGGAAGATTGATCTTTGGCGATTGCATGGCCGCGTTTTCCGCGAAAATGCCGAGCTTTTCGTCGCCGATAGCTGGATTGCCGTCATGCTGGGCCAAAACATCTGGCCGGAAAGCTACGACGCCATTGCCGATTCGCTCGATCCCGACCGGGTCGCGGCAGCGATGCATCAAATGCGTGCCGCCTATCGCGAAACGGCGGAAAAGCTGCCAGCGCATGAAGCCTTTATTCGCCAATCGAACGGGTGGCATCTTGACGAACCACTTGCCGCGCCCTTGTCGAGCATTGCCTCGTGA